One genomic region from Diceros bicornis minor isolate mBicDic1 unplaced genomic scaffold, mDicBic1.mat.cur scaffold_73_ctg1, whole genome shotgun sequence encodes:
- the LRRC8E gene encoding volume-regulated anion channel subunit LRRC8E, giving the protein MIPVAEFKQFTEQQPALKVLKPWWDVLAEYLTVAMLMIGVFGCTLQVTQDKIICLPSHEPRENLSEAPCQQLLPQGVSEQVGGLREVSGLKNNLDLQQYNFINQLCYETALHWYAKYFPYLVVIHTLIFMVCTSFWFKFPGTSSKIEHFISILGKCFDSPWTTRALSEVSGENHKGPATGRATAAMTATAGPGKAGEGEKEKVLAEPEKVVTEPPAVTLLDKKEGEQAKALFEKVKKFRVHVEEGDILYTMYIRQTVLKVCKFLAILVYSLVYVEKISFLVACRVETSEVTGYASFCCSHTKAHLFSKLAFCYISFVCVYGITCLYTLYWIFHRPLKEYSFRSVREETGMGDIPDVKNDFAFMLHLIDQYDSLYSKRFAVFLSEVSESRLKQLSLNHEWTPEKLRQKLQRNARGRLELALCMLPGLPDTVFELSEMEALRLEAIGDITFPPGLSQLVHLQELSLLHSPARLPFSSQVFLRDRLRVIRVKCEELREVPLWVFGLRGLEELHLEGLFPPELARAAALESLRELKQLKVLSLRSNASKVPASVTDVAGHLQRLSLHNDGARLLALNSLKKLAVLRELELVACGLERIPHAVFSLGALQELDLRDNHLRSIEEILSFQHCRKLVTLRLWHNQIAYVPEHVRKLRSLEQLYLSHNKLETLPTQLGMCSGLRLLDVSHNGLRSLPPELGLLQNLQHLAVSYNALEALPDEIFFCRKLRTLLLGYNHLNQLSPQVGALRALSRLELKGNRLEVLPEELGNCRGLKKAGLLVEDTLYDGLPAEVREKMEEE; this is encoded by the exons ATGATTCCGGTGGCCGAGTTCAAGCAGTTCACGGAGCAGCAGCCCGCCCTCAAGGTGCTCAAACCCTGGTGGGATGTGCTGGCAGAGTACCTCACCGTGGCCATGCTGATGATTGGGGTTTTCGGCTGCACCCTCCAG GTGACACAGGACAAGATCATCTGTCTGCCCAGTCATGAACCCCGGGAGAACTTATCAGAGGCCCCCTGCCAGCAGCTGCTCCCGCAGGGGGTCTCGGAGCAGGTGGGGGGCCTCCGGGAGGTAAGCGGCCTGAAGAACAACTTGGACCTGCAGCAGTACAACTTCATCAACCAGCTCTGCTACGAGACGGCCCTCCACTGGTATGCCAAGTACTTCCCCTACCTGGTTGTCATTCACACGCTCATCTTCATGGTCTGCACCAGCTTCTGGTTCAAGTTCCCCGGCACCAGCTCGAAGATCGAGCACTTCATCTCCATCCTGGGTAAGTGTTTCGACTCGCCGTGGACCACGCGGGCCCTGTCCGAGGTCTCCGGGGAGAACCACAAGGGCCCCGCCACCGGACGGGCGACGGCGGCTATGACAGCCACGGCGGGGCCCGGGAAGGCAGGTGAGGGCgagaaggagaaggtgctggcGGAGCCTGAGAAGGTGGTGACTGAGCCACCCGCCGTCACCCTTTTGGACAAGAAGGAGGGCGAGCAGGCCAAAGCCCTGTTTGAGAAGGTCAAGAAGTTCCGCGTGCACGTGGAAGAGGGAGACATCTTGTACACCATGTACATCCGGCAGACGGTGCTCAAAGTCTGCAAGTTCTTAGCCATCCTGGTCTACAGCCTCGTCTACGTGGAGAAGATCAGCTTCCTGGTGGCCTGCAGGGTGGAGACCTCGGAGGTCACGGGCTACGCCAGCTTCTGCTGCAGCCACACGAAGGCTCACCTCTTCTCCAAGCTGGCCTTCTGCTACATCTCCTTCGTGTGCGTCTACGGCATAACCTGCCTCTACACGCTCTACTGGATCTTCCACCGGCCCCTCAAGGAGTACTCCTTCCGTTCCGTGCGGGAGGAGACCGGCATGGGTGACATCCCCGACGTCAAGAATGACTTCGCCTTCATGCTGCACCTCATCGACCAGTACGACTCGCTCTACTCCAAGCGCTTCGCCGTCTTCCTCTCCGAGGTCAGCGAGAGCCGCCTGAAGCAGCTCAGCCTCAACCACGAGTGGACGCCCGAGAAGCTTCGGCAAAAACTGCAGCGCAACGCCCGGGGCCGGCTCGAGCTGGCCCTCTGCATGCTCCCGGGACTGCCCGACACTGTCTTTGAGCTCAGCGAGATGGAGGCGCTCCGGCTGGAGGCCATCGGCGACATCACCTTCCCCCCGGGCCTGTCGCAGCTGGTGCACCTGCAGGAGCTCAGCCTGCTCCACTCGCCCGCCAGGCTGCCCTTCTCCTCGCAGGTCTTCCTGCGGGACCGCCTGAGGGTCATCCGCGTCAAGTGCGAGGAGCTCCGCGAGGTCCCCCTCTGGGTGTTTGGGCTGCGTGGCCTGGAGGAACTGCACCTCGAGGGGCTCTTCCCCCCGGAGCTGGCTCGGGCGGCCGCCCTCGAGAGCCTCCGGGAGCTGAAGCAACTCAAAGTCCTGTCTCTGCGGAGCAATGCCAGCAAGGTGCCGGCCAGCGTGACCGACGTGGCCGGGCACCTGCAGCGGCTTAGCCTGCACAACGACGGGGCCCGCCTGCTAGCCCTCAACAGCCTCAAGAAGTTGGCGGTGCTGCGGGAGCTGGAGCTGGTGGCCTGCGGGCTGGAGCGCATCCCCCACGCCGTCTTCAGCCTGGGCGCACTGCAGGAGCTGGACCTCAGAGACAACCACCTGCGCTCCATCGAGGAGATCCTCAGTTTCCAGCACTGTCGCAAGCTCGTCACGCTCAGGCTGTGGCACAACCAGATTGCCTACGTGCCCGAGCACGTGCGGAAGCTCCGGAGCCTGGAGCAGCTCTACCTCAGCCACAACAAGCTGGAGACCCTGCCCACCCAGCTCGGCATGTGCTCTGGCCTCCGCCTGCTGGATGTCTCCCACAACGGGCTGCGCTCCCTGCCGCCCGAGCTGGGCCTCCTCCAGAACCTGCAGCACCTGGCTGTCTCCTACAACGCCCTGGAGGCCCTGCCCGACGAGATCTTCTTCTGCCGCAAGCTGCGGACGTTGCTTCTCGGCTACAACCACCTGAACCAGCTCTCGCCCCAGGTGGGGGCCCTCAGGGCCCTCAGCCGCCTGGAGCTCAAGGGCAACCGCTTGGAGGTGCTGCCAGAAGAACTTGGCAACTGTAGGGGGCTCAAGAAGGCGGGGCTCCTGGTGGAAGACACCCTTTATGACGGCCTGCCGGCAGAGGTGCGggagaagatggaggaggagtga
- the PRR36 gene encoding proline-rich protein 36: MDKRDKARAGAAARTPASRPPGLPTPRPPGSPRPPPPVTSAALRVLGAAAAAGRGPLAERAGGIRGAALQEAGPRVGPARSAGTGPRSPASRAPAAGRGERTPAKTSSPVSVSSLGRASGTARLGPLGQKGLGPPAEEPVARGKAPEAPRRSALSAGPRRDSSGPTPSAPSPAISRRSRAAGAEGGVPRAAPSARPRPPTEAPRKSVSSAPERSAAEPSPAARRRPNAGGGLQRPASRPLGSSATPLSSPARSGASLGGTPRALGHPSQLKSKGLQALRPPQATPPKNGTDPGQGISPPLATPTPPSATAQPALPPHVTATPLPDTLPLSPPTTPPSQVLTCPLATPPPLAPPSPSAPPSLQTLPSPPATPPLQAPPTHLGTSFPEASASPLATATILAPFSPSVSPPLQSMPPTQASLALPPLLTVPSPLATPPLAAPLPSATPPLQTPLSQAISLRNPPSPLATSRLEALSALTTPLPRAGPSLSPPSLQATPYTLATSPTQDPPQASRSPLTTLSLQGPPPLGSPAALASLPLQAPPSPLFTSPLQDTPSPLTLPPLQAPPSLLATPLPHTPPSRTTPPLQATPSPQSLPPIQAPPSLTLPPLQATPSPQAMSPLQAPPSPGSLPLQAIPSFLAMPPLQTQPSVASPRLQDPPSPLATPPPQALSSLASPPLQAPPSRPASPPLQAPPSPLATPPPRASPSLALPPLQAPPSPPTAPPLQAPPSPLATPPPQAPPSLALPPLQAPPSLPASLPLQAPPSPLAAPPPQAPPSLALPPLQAPPSPPASPPLQAFRRPPTPGPDAPLPGPRLTLALAPGPPPPPSRSPSSTLSGPDLAGHSSSATSTPEELRGYDSGPEGGAAASPPADAELAACHPAAWSRGPAPPLAVRGAQGAPLPWPPAAGSGSADGLCTIYEAEGPESATPAPGALDAGPGPGAGGGKPAAGAGAGAGAASRGAKPARLGELPLGALQASVVQHLLSRTLLLAAAEGAAGGSGGGPGGAGGGGVAGGTRTALSDAELGRWAELLSPLDESRASITSVTSFSPDDVASPQGDWTVVEVETFH, encoded by the exons ATGGATAAGAGGGACAAGGCCAGGGCAGGGGCCGCTGCGCGGACGCCAGCTTCTCGCCCTCCTGGCCTTCCGACCCCCAGGCCCCCAGGGTCTCCTCGACCCCCTCCCCCAGTAACCAGCGCGGCCCTCCGAGTTCTGGGAGCAGCGGCAGCTGCGGGGCGAGGGCCCCTGGCGGAGCGAGCCGGGGGCATCCGGGGAGCCGCTCTCCAAGAGGCTGGTCCCCGGGTGGGACCAGCGCGGAGCGCCGGGACAGGACCCCGGAGCCCAG CCTCCAGGGCCCCAGCGGCTGGGAGAGGGGAGCGGACCCCTGCCAAGACCTCCAGCCCGGTCTCTGTCTCTAGCCTGGGGCGTGCCAGCGGGACCGCCAG GCTAGGCCCTCTTGGGCAGAAGGGGCTCGGGCCCCCAGCTGAGGAACCTGTGGCCAGAGGAAAAGCCCCAGAAGCGCCCAGAAGGAGCGCCCTGAGCGCCGGGCCTCGGAGAG ACTCTTCTGGGCCCACTCCAAGCGCCCCCTCCCCGGCCATCTCCCGTCGGTCCCGGGCTGCAGGCGCTGAGGGCGGTGTCCCCCGGGCAGCTCCAAGTGCCCGACCTCGACCCCCGACCGAGGCCCCCAGGAAATCAGTGAGCAGCGCCCCAGAGCGCAGCGCCGCGGAGCCGAGCCCCGCCGCCAGGAGGCGACCCAACGCTGGTGGGGGCCTCCAGAGGCCAGCCTCGCGCCCCCTGGGCTCCAGCGCCACCCCTCTGTCCTCCCCAGCACGCTCCGGGGCCTCGCTGGGTGGAACACCCCGGGCTCTGGGGCACCCCTCGCAGCTCAAGTCCAAAGGGCTGCAGGCTCTGCGCCCCCCGCAGGCCACACCTCCAAAGAATggcacagaccctgggcagggcatCTCTCCTCCTTTGGCTACACCCACTCCACCTAGTGCGACTGCACAGCCCGCACTGCCTCCCCATGTCACAGCCACACCTCTCCCGGACACGCTCCCTCTGTCTCCACCGACCACGCCCCCTTCCCAGGTCCTCACTTGCCCTTTGGCCACGCCCCCTCCACTAGCCCCGCCTTCTCCCTCTGCTCCACCCTCTCTGCAGACCCTCCCTTCTCCGCCGGCCACACCTCCTTTGCAAGCTCCACCCACACATCTAGGTACATCCTTTCCCGAGGCATCCGCCTCTCCTTTGGCCACCGCCACCATTCTGGCTCCATTCTCTCCATCAGTGTCACCCCCTCTGCAGAGTATGCCCCCCACCCAGGCTTCTCTGGCCTTGCCCCCTCTTCTGACTGTCCCCTCTCCCTTGGCCACACCTCCTTTGGCGGCTCCTCTACCATCGGCCACGCCCCCTCTACAAACCCCTCTGTCTCAAGCAATATCTTTGCGGAACCCGCCTTCCCCCCTAGCCACATCCCGTCTGGAGGCCCTTTCGGCTCTGACCACGCCTCTTCCGCGGGCCGGTCCTTCCCTGTCTCCGCCCTCTCTTCAGGCCACGCCCTATACACTGGCTACATCTCCCACACAGGACCCTCCGCAGGCTTCTCGCTCTCCTCTGACCACGCTCTCTCTGCAGGGTCCTCCTCCTCTAGGCTCTCCGGCTGCCTTGGCCTCACTGCCTCTGcaggcccctccctctcccctgttCACGTCCCCTCTACAGGACACTCCCTCTCCTCTGACCCTGCCCCCTCTACAGGCCCCGCCCTCTCTGCTGGCCACGCCCCTTCCACACACTCCACCTTCCAGGACCACGCCCCCTCTACAGGCCACTCCCTCTCCTCAGTCCCTGCCCCCTATACAGGCCCCACCTTCCCTGACCTTACCACCTCTGCAGGccactccctctcctcaggccatGTCCCCTCTGCAGGCTCCACCTTCTCCAGGATcactccctctgcaggccatccCTTCTTTCCTGGCTATGCCCCCTCTGCAAACCCAACCTTCTGTGGCCTCGCCCCGTCTTCAAGACCCTCCCTCACCCCTGGCCACGCCCCCTCCACAGGCTCTATCTTCTCTGGCCTCGCCCCCTTTGCAGGCCCCTCCATCTCGCCCTGCCTCACCTCCTCTGCaagcccctccctctcccttggcCACGCCCCCTCCGCGTGCTTCACCGTCTCTGGCCTTGCCTCCTCTGcaggcccctccctctccccctaccGCACCTCCTCTTcaggcccctccctctcccctggcCACGCCCCCTCCGCAGGCTCCACCTTCCCTGGCCCTGCCCCCTCTGCAGGCCCCGCCCTCTCTTCCTGCCTCACTCCCTCTGCaagcccctccctctcccctggcCGCGCCCCCGCCGCAGGCTCCGCCTTCCCTGGCCCTGCCCCCTCTGCAGGCCCCGCCCTCTCCCCCGGCCTCACCCCCTCTGCAGGCCTTTCGCCGCCCGCCGACCCCGGGTCCTGATGCCCCTCTGCCGGGTCCACGGCTGACCCTGGCGCTGGCCCCGGGCCCACCGCCGCCGCCCTCGCGCAGCCCGTCCAGTACGCTGAGCGGCCCGGACCTGGCGGGCCACAGCAGCAGCGCCACGAGCACGCCCGAGGAGCTGCGCGGCTACGACAGCGGGCCCGAGGGCGGCGCCGCGGCCTCCCCGCCCGCCGACGCGGAGCTCGCCGCCTGCCACCCGGCCGCCTGGAGCCGAGGGCCCGCTCCGCCGCTGGCCGTCCGCGGCGCACAAG gAGCGCCCCTGCCTTGGCCTCCTGCTGCCGGGTCGGGCTCCGCTGACGGCCTGTGCACCATCTACGAGGCTGAAGGGCCCGAGTCGGCGACCCCCGCCCCGGGCGCGCTGGATGCGGGGCCGGGGCCTGGCGCGGGGGGTGGGAAgccggcggcgggggcgggggcgggggcgggggcggcctcCCGCGGCGCGAAGCCGGCGCGCCTGGGCGAGCTGCCGCTGGGGGCGCTGCAGGCGAGCGTCGTGCAGCACCTGCTGAGCCGGacgctgctgctggcggccgccGAGGGTGCCGCGGGTGGCAGCGGCGGTGGCCCAGGGGGCGCAGGGGGTGGCGGCGTCGCGGGGGGCACCCGGACGGCGCTCAGCGACGCCGAACTGGGCCGCTGGGCCGAACTGTTGTCTCCCCTGGACGAGTCCCGCGCCAGCATCACCTCAGTCACCAGCTTCTCCCCGGACGACGTGGCTTCCCCGCAGGGTGACTGGAccgtggtggaggtggagacctTTCACTGA